The following DNA comes from Serpentinimonas raichei.
CTGGAGTTGCAAAAAATGACGCTGCTCACGCTCAAAAGCATGAATGTGAGCATGCAGGAAATGGCCGATGCGTTCACGGTCAAGCCGTCTGCACCCGAAGCCCCTGCCGCCGCAGCCCAAGCGCCGGGGTCGAGCGATGCCGCGCCCCCCGCCGTCGATCCCATGCAGTGGTGGAGCGCCCTGACCGAGCAGTTTCAGACCATCGCCAACGGGGCGCTGCGCGACATGTCCGAGCACGCCAGCCGCGCCGCCGAGCAGATGGCGCACAGCGTGCAAGCCGGCACCGAAGCCATGGCCAGCGCGCAAGCGGCGGCGGCCAAAGCCGAGGCCGCTGCCGACGCTACACCCCGCGCGAGCGATCCGCCGCAAAGCGCAAGCGCCAAGCCGCAAAAACGCCGCCCTCCAGCGCCGCGCGCACCTCGCGCATCAAGTTGAGGTAATAGTGCAGGTTGTGGATGCTGGCCAGCATCGGGGCCAGCATTTCGCCGCAGCGCTCCAGGTGGTGCAAATAAGCGCGTGAAAAGCCGCCCCGCCCGCCTTGCTCCCAGCTCAGGCCATCGGGCCCGGCGCAGGCGCTGCAGCTGCAGGAAGGGTCGATCGGTTGCGGGTCGTGGCGGTGCCGGGCGTTGCGGATTTTCAGGTCGCCATAGCGCGTGAACAGGGTGCCGTTGCGCGCGTTGCGGGTCGGCATCACGCAGTCGAACATATCGACCCCGTCGGCCACGCCCTGCACCAAATCTTCGGGCGTGCCCACCCCCATCAGGTAGCGCGGTTTGTGCGCTGGCAGCCGGTGCGGGGTGTGGGCCATGATCTGGCGCATCAGCTCCTTGGGCTCGCCCACGCTCACACCGCCGATGGCGTAGCCGGGCAAATCCAGCTCCACCAGCGCCTGCAAAGATTCCAGCCGCAGGTGCTCGAACATTCCGCCTTGCACGATGCCAAACAGGGCGTTCGGGTTTTGCAGCCGCTCGAACTCGGCCTTTGAGCGCCGCGCCCAGCGCAGGCTCAGCGCCATGCTGGCGCGCGCCTCGGCCTCGGACGTCACATGGCCGCTGCCGCCTTGGGTCGCGCCCTCACCCTGCCAGTAGGGCGTGCATTCGTCGAACTGCATCGCAATGTCGCTGTCGAGCACGGTCTGGATCTGCATGCTCACCTCGGGCGAGAGAAACAGCTTGTCGCCATTGACCGGGCTGGCAAACTGCACCCCCTGCTCGCTGATCTTGCGCATCGCCCCCAGGCTCCAGACCTGGAAGCCGCCGGAATCGGTCAGAATGGGTGCGTGCCAGTTCTCGAAGCGGTGCAAGCCGCCAAAGGTCTGTACCACCTCCAGCCCTGGGCGCAGCCAGAGGTGAAAGGTGTTGCCCAGAATGATCTCTGCCCCCATCTGCTGCAGGCTCTGGGGCAGCACCCCCTTGACGGTGCCGTAGGTGCCCACCGGCATGAATATCGGGGTTTGCACCACGCCGTGGCGCAAAGTCAGGCGGCCACGGCGGGCGTGGCTGGCGGGGTCGGTGGCAAGGCGTTCAAATTGCAGCATGGGCGCGATTGTCGCCCAGCCGAGCGCATGGGGTTTGCACCCGGTCATCGAATTGAGCGATCGGCAAGCTATGCTGTCATCCCGCTCATCCAACCCCGCTGGTCTTATGAACGATTTGCACCCATTGGCCGCCGACTGGCTCGAAAACCACACCTTCGATGAACTGCAAATCGGCCAGAGCGCGCGCCTGCTGCGCACCCTGATGCTGCAAGACATTCAGGCCTTTGCCGCCGTTTCGGGCGACACCAATCCCACGCACCTCGACCCGCAATACTCGGCCGATACCCGCTTGCACGGGGTGGTCGGGCACGGCATGTGGGGCGGCGCGCTGATCTCGGCGCTGCTGGGGACCCAGTTTCCGGGGCCGGGAACGATCTACCTGGAGCAGCAACTCAGCTTCCTGCACCCCGTGCACATTGGCGACTCGCTGGAGGTGCTGCTCACCGTCGCCTCCAAAGACGAGGCCAAAAAGCGCGTCGAACTCGACTGCGCCGCCACCAACCAAAACGGGGTGCGCGTGTTGCAAGGCGTGGCCCGGGTGCTGGCCCCAACGCTAAAGTTGCGCCTGCGCCGGCCCGATCTGCCGCGCCTGCAGTTGTCCGACCCCGAGGCCCGCTTGCGCGAGCTGCTGGCGCTGGGCCGTGGGCTGGAGCCGGCGCGCTGCGCGGTGGTGCACCCCTGCGATGCCGGCTCCTTGCAAGGGGCCGTGGATGCCGCGCGCGCTGGCTTGATTACCCCGGTGCTGATCGGGCCCGAGCCGCGGCTGCGGCGCCTGGCCGCCGAAGCCGAGCTGGATTTGTCGCCCTACCAGATCATGCCTGCGGCGCACAGCCACGAAGCGGCCGAAATCGCGGCCGACTTGGCAGCCAAGGGCGAAGTCGAAATGCTCATGAAAGGCAGCCTGCACACCGACGAGCTGATCGCCGCCGTGTTGCAGCGCAAAGAGCTGCGCACCGGGCGGCGCATGTCGCACGTGTTTCGCTTCGACGTGCCGCTCTACAGCAAGCCGCTGCTCATCACCGACGCCGCGCTCAACATCCGCCCCAGCCTGGGCGAGAAGGTCGATATCGTGCAAAACGCGATCGACTTTGCGCGCATCATGGGTGTGGAGCAGCCGCGGGTAGCGATTTTGTCGGCGGTCGAGACCGTCAACCCCAACATCCCCTCCACCATCGACGCCGCCGCCTTGTGCAAAATGGCCGACCGGGGCCAGATCAAGGGTGGCGTGCTCGACGGCCCGCTGGCCTTCGACAACGCCATTTCGGCCCAGGCCGCGGCCATCAAGCACATCGAATCGCCGGTCTCGGGGCAGGCCGATATTTTGCTGGTGCCCGACTTGGAGAGCGGCAACATGCTGGCCAAGCAGCTCGAATACCTGGCCGGGGCCAGCGGTTCCGGCATCGTGCTCGGGGCGCGCATTCCCATTGCGCTCACCAGCCGCGCCGACGGGCCGCAGGCGCGCGTGGCCTCGGCGCTGCTGGGCTTGCTAGTGGCCAACAACGCGCGCCGCCACCAGCCGCGCACAGACTGGCGCCGCTGAGCAGCGCTTACATCCCGAGCGAGCGCAGCAGTTCGTCGGTGGCGTTATCACCGCCGCCCTTGTTCGGCTGCGGTGCGCTGGCAGTGGCATGCTTGGCAGCGGCCTGCTCCATCAGTTCATCCGGGTTCGGGGCTTCTTGCGGCTCAAAATCGTACAGCCGCACAAACTCGGTGCGGTCGGTGGCCAGCTCCAAGTAAAAAATGTGGTTCTTGCTGGTGTAAAACGTCACGCGCCGCGCCTCCGGCTGGTCCAAGTGCGCATCCACACTCAGCACCACCTGCTTGCTCAACACCAGCATCTTGGGTTGGCTCTGGGAGATGTAGGTGTGCAGTTCGCGCTGCACCTTGCTGGTGAAATCGCCCAGCACCTGGTTCATCAGCTCGCCCATCACGTTGCCGACTTCGTCCGAGGTGTGCGAATTGGCCAAGTCCGCCCGCGCCATGCCCATGCTCAGCAGGTAGCTGTGGTAAATCTCCAGCGCCGCCGGAGCACTGAAGTTGAGGATCACCAGCCCTGAAAAACCGCCATCAAACAGCACGAAGCAGCCAATATCGGGCTTGAGGCAGGTCTTGTGGATGCGCTGCACCATGCCCGAGTAGCTGACCGGGCTGTTGGTGGCCACGCCCAGCACCTTGGTGACCGAGTTGCACAGGCTGGTCAACAGGTCTTCGGTGTTGAATACGACTTCGGTGCGTTGGATGGCGTTCATGGGGGGGGCGATGGGGTAGTGGAAAGGCCGCTCAGGCGCGCGCGCTGCAGCAGCATCGAGTCGCCGTAGCTAAAAAAACGGTAACGCTGTGCCACCGCATGTCGGTACAGCGCCATCACATGATCGTAACCGGCAAAGGCCGTCACCAGCATCATCAGGGTGCTCTTGGGCAAGTGGAAGTTGGTGATCAGCCGATCAACCAAGGCAAACTCAAAGCCCGGCGTAATATAGAGCGCGGTGTCGCCCGT
Coding sequences within:
- a CDS encoding DUF3334 family protein, with protein sequence MNAIQRTEVVFNTEDLLTSLCNSVTKVLGVATNSPVSYSGMVQRIHKTCLKPDIGCFVLFDGGFSGLVILNFSAPAALEIYHSYLLSMGMARADLANSHTSDEVGNVMGELMNQVLGDFTSKVQRELHTYISQSQPKMLVLSKQVVLSVDAHLDQPEARRVTFYTSKNHIFYLELATDRTEFVRLYDFEPQEAPNPDELMEQAAAKHATASAPQPNKGGGDNATDELLRSLGM
- the tgt gene encoding tRNA guanosine(34) transglycosylase Tgt, with amino-acid sequence MLQFERLATDPASHARRGRLTLRHGVVQTPIFMPVGTYGTVKGVLPQSLQQMGAEIILGNTFHLWLRPGLEVVQTFGGLHRFENWHAPILTDSGGFQVWSLGAMRKISEQGVQFASPVNGDKLFLSPEVSMQIQTVLDSDIAMQFDECTPYWQGEGATQGGSGHVTSEAEARASMALSLRWARRSKAEFERLQNPNALFGIVQGGMFEHLRLESLQALVELDLPGYAIGGVSVGEPKELMRQIMAHTPHRLPAHKPRYLMGVGTPEDLVQGVADGVDMFDCVMPTRNARNGTLFTRYGDLKIRNARHRHDPQPIDPSCSCSACAGPDGLSWEQGGRGGFSRAYLHHLERCGEMLAPMLASIHNLHYYLNLMREVRAALEGGVFAAWRLRFAADRSRGV
- a CDS encoding PhaM family polyhydroxyalkanoate granule multifunctional regulatory protein, whose amino-acid sequence is MTQPEAFEFARTLPGFEFLSNLGRQSAASAAGLGSAASAVPGLPPMSHWIAPVFDPEELDKRIQDLRTVHFWLDQNTKALAATIQALELQKMTLLTLKSMNVSMQEMADAFTVKPSAPEAPAAAAQAPGSSDAAPPAVDPMQWWSALTEQFQTIANGALRDMSEHASRAAEQMAHSVQAGTEAMASAQAAAAKAEAAADATPRASDPPQSASAKPQKRRPPAPRAPRASS
- a CDS encoding bifunctional enoyl-CoA hydratase/phosphate acetyltransferase, with the protein product MNDLHPLAADWLENHTFDELQIGQSARLLRTLMLQDIQAFAAVSGDTNPTHLDPQYSADTRLHGVVGHGMWGGALISALLGTQFPGPGTIYLEQQLSFLHPVHIGDSLEVLLTVASKDEAKKRVELDCAATNQNGVRVLQGVARVLAPTLKLRLRRPDLPRLQLSDPEARLRELLALGRGLEPARCAVVHPCDAGSLQGAVDAARAGLITPVLIGPEPRLRRLAAEAELDLSPYQIMPAAHSHEAAEIAADLAAKGEVEMLMKGSLHTDELIAAVLQRKELRTGRRMSHVFRFDVPLYSKPLLITDAALNIRPSLGEKVDIVQNAIDFARIMGVEQPRVAILSAVETVNPNIPSTIDAAALCKMADRGQIKGGVLDGPLAFDNAISAQAAAIKHIESPVSGQADILLVPDLESGNMLAKQLEYLAGASGSGIVLGARIPIALTSRADGPQARVASALLGLLVANNARRHQPRTDWRR